ACCTGATGAAGGCACAGGCCCAAAAGATAGAAGTGCCGCAGATTGCAGGGGCATGGGTACATATTTTTGATCCGGCAGAGACCCGGGCAAAAGACAGCTCCTGGTATACCAATGATCATTGTTTTGTAAAAGCGGCTGATGGCTCCTGGCATGCTTTCGGGATTATACATCATCTGCCCATTGCTCCCTGGAAGGAGACCCGTTTCTTTCATATTACAGCGCGCTCTTTGAAGCAGGCGCATTGGGAAGATAAAGGGTATGCCATGACGGCCGAACCCGGTGTGGAACGTGTATTATGGGCGCCACATATTGTTAAAGAGAAAAGGCGCTATCACCTGTTTTACAATACGGGTAATCTGCAGGAAAATGCACCCAACTATGCTTCCTGGGGACAACTGCGCCTGGCTACCGGTACCGACCTGTATCAATGGGAGCGGCATGCGCTGAATCCCTTGTTTAGTGATGCCGGCCATGCCCGGGATTCGTACATCATGAAGCATAAAGGTGTTTATTATTACTACTATACACGCACGTTCAGCGAAACCGATCTCCGTTCGGTGGTAGCCGTACGTACCGGGCCGGATCTGTATCATTGGAGCGGTCCGCAGATCGCCCATACACAGCCCTACCGGGTAGATTGGGGCGGGGATGCGGAAAGTCCATTTGTGGTAAAAAAAGGCGGACTGTTCTATCTTTTTATCTGCCGGGCGATGACGGAGTATAATCGTACCGATGTATACTGGTCTGCAAACCCGCTGCATTTTCCCAATGAAAA
The sequence above is a segment of the Niabella agricola genome. Coding sequences within it:
- a CDS encoding glycoside hydrolase family protein, which produces MHKEKWIIGLFLLSFHLMKAQAQKIEVPQIAGAWVHIFDPAETRAKDSSWYTNDHCFVKAADGSWHAFGIIHHLPIAPWKETRFFHITARSLKQAHWEDKGYAMTAEPGVERVLWAPHIVKEKRRYHLFYNTGNLQENAPNYASWGQLRLATGTDLYQWERHALNPLFSDAGHARDSYIMKHKGVYYYYYTRTFSETDLRSVVAVRTGPDLYHWSGPQIAHTQPYRVDWGGDAESPFVVKKGGLFYLFICRAMTEYNRTDVYWSANPLHFPNENFVGTLPVHAAEIIYDKKDGWFISNTGWDKKGLYLAPLKWGSKGK